One part of the Pseudemcibacter aquimaris genome encodes these proteins:
- the queA gene encoding tRNA preQ1(34) S-adenosylmethionine ribosyltransferase-isomerase QueA — MKVDQFDFELPKELIAIRPAPSRDGARLLVVNGKSISDSKVTELPDNINPGDLMIFNDTRVIPARLKGKRGIAKMELTLHMNMTGGVWKAFAKPAKKLKVADVINFDGGLDALCTHKGDAGEVTIKFNKSDDELSDALKTAGVMPLPPYIASQRPVDARDEEDYQTIYSKNDGAVAAPTAGLHFTENLQNALKEKGVNSAYVTLHVGAGTFLPVKVDDTEDHKMHEEYGELSKDVADLINETHARGNKVIAVGTTSLRLLESATDEDGVTREFAEATDIFITPGYKFRCVDMLMTNFHLPKSTLFMLVSAFAGFENMKAAYAHAIQNEYRFYSYGDSSILFREDR, encoded by the coding sequence ATGAAAGTTGATCAGTTCGATTTCGAGCTTCCAAAAGAGCTCATCGCAATAAGACCCGCCCCGTCCCGTGACGGGGCGCGGTTGCTTGTGGTGAATGGAAAATCAATAAGTGACAGCAAGGTTACTGAATTGCCGGATAATATTAATCCCGGTGATTTGATGATTTTCAATGACACCCGTGTGATACCAGCACGCCTTAAGGGCAAGCGTGGCATCGCGAAAATGGAACTGACGCTGCATATGAATATGACAGGCGGTGTATGGAAAGCATTCGCCAAACCCGCAAAGAAATTAAAAGTGGCCGATGTTATTAATTTTGATGGTGGTCTTGATGCGTTATGTACCCATAAGGGCGACGCCGGTGAGGTCACAATCAAATTTAATAAATCCGATGATGAATTAAGTGATGCGTTAAAAACGGCGGGTGTGATGCCACTACCGCCCTATATCGCGTCGCAGCGCCCGGTTGATGCACGTGATGAAGAAGATTACCAAACCATCTATAGCAAAAATGATGGTGCGGTCGCGGCACCGACTGCAGGGCTTCACTTTACTGAAAATCTTCAGAATGCTTTAAAGGAAAAAGGTGTTAATTCGGCTTATGTCACGTTGCATGTGGGCGCGGGAACGTTTTTGCCCGTTAAGGTCGATGATACCGAAGATCATAAGATGCACGAAGAATACGGCGAATTATCCAAAGACGTCGCCGATCTGATTAATGAAACGCATGCGCGTGGTAACAAGGTGATTGCGGTTGGTACAACGTCATTACGGCTTCTTGAAAGTGCGACGGATGAAGATGGCGTTACCCGTGAATTCGCCGAAGCAACCGACATATTCATCACGCCGGGTTATAAATTTAGATGCGTCGATATGTTGATGACCAATTTCCATCTTCCGAAATCGACATTATTTATGTTAGTAAGTGCCTTTGCCGGATTTGAAAATATGAAAGCGGCATACGCACATGCCATTCAAAATGAATATCGTTTTTATTCATATGGCGACAGCAGCATTTTATTCCGCGAGGACAGATAA
- a CDS encoding peptidylprolyl isomerase has product MSMEDTLYLDLEAGRVTIELYPDVAPKHVARIKELARNGFYDGLTFHRVIDGFMAQGGDPDGTGMGGSGQKIDAEFSDKPHHRGACSMARSMDPNSGDSQFFICFGDASYLDGQYSVWGQVTDGMEHVDGLKRGEGMDFCMNGNPDKIVKMQVAADA; this is encoded by the coding sequence ATGAGTATGGAAGATACTTTATATCTTGACCTTGAAGCGGGTCGTGTAACAATTGAACTTTACCCTGATGTGGCACCAAAACATGTGGCCCGCATTAAGGAACTTGCCCGTAACGGTTTTTATGACGGTCTTACATTTCACCGTGTAATCGACGGCTTTATGGCACAGGGCGGTGACCCTGATGGCACTGGTATGGGTGGTTCTGGTCAAAAAATTGACGCAGAATTTTCTGATAAACCACACCACCGTGGTGCGTGTTCAATGGCCCGTTCTATGGACCCTAATAGTGGCGACAGCCAGTTTTTCATCTGTTTCGGTGATGCATCCTATCTTGACGGTCAATATTCCGTATGGGGTCAGGTAACAGACGGCATGGAACATGTTGATGGCCTTAAGCGTGGCGAAGGTATGGATTTCTGCATGAATGGAAATCCTGACAAGATCGTGAAAATGCAGGTTGCTGCAGACGCGTAA
- a CDS encoding peptidylprolyl isomerase, translating to MKKSIKAFVALIMMCVMPFAVNAQNADLDPENTIYLDLEYGRVVIKMYPEVAPNHVARIKELTREGFYDGLVFHRVIDGFMAQTGDPDGLDPDLSGRGGSGQNIDAEFSDLSHYKGMVSMARGNDENSADSQFFIVRGFSPHLDGQYTVWGEVVQGMRYVDKIKIGVVAQGLADPDKIIKMQVAADVNE from the coding sequence ATGAAAAAATCTATTAAGGCTTTTGTGGCCCTGATTATGATGTGTGTTATGCCATTTGCTGTAAATGCGCAAAATGCGGATCTTGATCCTGAAAATACAATTTATCTTGATCTGGAATATGGTCGCGTTGTGATTAAGATGTACCCTGAAGTGGCGCCAAATCATGTGGCCCGTATCAAGGAATTAACACGCGAAGGGTTTTATGACGGGCTTGTGTTTCACCGTGTGATTGATGGCTTTATGGCGCAAACCGGTGATCCTGATGGTCTTGATCCGGATTTATCCGGTCGTGGTGGTTCCGGTCAAAATATTGACGCGGAATTTTCCGATCTTTCTCATTATAAAGGAATGGTTTCAATGGCACGTGGCAATGATGAAAATAGTGCGGATAGCCAATTTTTCATCGTGCGTGGTTTTTCACCGCATCTTGACGGTCAATATACCGTTTGGGGCGAGGTTGTTCAGGGTATGCGCTACGTTGATAAAATCAAAATCGGTGTGGTGGCGCAAGGTTTGGCCGACCCTGACAAAATTATTAAAATGCAGGTTGCTGCAGACGTTAATGAATAA
- the coaD gene encoding pantetheine-phosphate adenylyltransferase: MAAQKRIGLYPGTFDPITLGHIDIIKRGASLVDHMIVGVSNNPGKNPLFTIDERIEMTRREMDVISKESSATIEVMPFNSLLMHFAEEVGASVIIRGLRATSDFEYEFQMTAMNDKLNPDVETVFLMADPSLQAIASRLVKEIAIYDGEIAKFVTPSIRIDVLKKLGKI, encoded by the coding sequence ATGGCTGCTCAGAAACGTATAGGGTTATACCCTGGAACATTTGACCCAATCACGCTTGGTCATATTGATATTATCAAGCGTGGTGCCAGTCTGGTTGATCATATGATTGTCGGGGTTTCCAATAATCCTGGCAAAAATCCACTTTTTACCATTGATGAACGCATTGAAATGACGCGCCGGGAAATGGATGTCATTTCAAAAGAAAGTTCTGCGACCATCGAAGTGATGCCCTTTAACAGTCTGTTGATGCATTTCGCGGAAGAGGTGGGTGCATCCGTTATTATCCGCGGGCTTCGTGCGACATCGGATTTTGAATATGAATTTCAGATGACCGCCATGAATGACAAACTGAACCCGGATGTGGAAACGGTCTTTTTAATGGCTGATCCATCGTTACAGGCGATTGCCTCTCGACTTGTGAAGGAAATTGCCATATATGACGGTGAGATTGCCAAATTTGTGACACCTTCTATTCGTATTGATGTGCTAAAGAAACTTGGCAAAATTTAA
- the gyrA gene encoding DNA gyrase subunit A, with translation MTDNNAAESSDLSISNITIEEEMKNSYLDYAMSVIVSRALPDVRDGLKPVHRRILYSMYENNYDWTKPYRKSARVVGDVMGKYHPHGDSAIYDAMVRMAQDFSLRLPLIDGQGNFGSMDGDPPAAMRYTEARMAKSASGLLEDIDKDTVTFQPNYDESEHEPTVLPARFPALLVNGAGGIAVGMATNIPPHNLGEVLDACCAYVDNPEITLEELVEIVPGPDFPTGGLIMGGAGARSAEMTGRGSIVMRGRTHIEEFKKDREAIIITEVPYQVNKSRMIENFVDCVKTKRIEGISDIRDESDRDGVRVVVEVKRDAVADVVLNQLFRYTPLQTSFGANMLALCAGRPQVLNLHNIIEQFIRFREEVITRRTKFKLGKARDRAHLLVGLVIAVNNLDKVVAMIRKAPNPAAAREALLAENWDAVDVAGYIELINEPGRDIVDGKYKLSEKQVRAILELRLHRLTALGRDDIGDELKELSVEIEDYIDILRSRERLYGIMREEFVNYKQEFANPRRSEFAADAFGFEDEDLIQVEDMVVTVTNTGYIKRVALDTYRAQRRGGKGRSGMSTKDEDVLTNVFVSNTHVPILFFSNLGQVYKLKVWKLPLGGPTSKGKALINILPLQQGETISTILPLPEDEDTWEDLHAIFVTAKGNVRRNLLSDFSNVRANGKIAIRLSEDDKLVGVAACSEDDDVLMAAKGGKCIRFPATKVRLFKGRNSDGVRGIKLADGDEVVSMSILHHVNMDQEQKVAYLRYAAAKRRGENPEKPAEIDEERLAALEEREEFILSITVNGYGKRTSSYEYRVTGRGGSGLINIETSARNGDVIAAFPIEESDQLMMVTDQGRLIRVPVHDVRVAGRNTQGVTLFKVGDDEHIVSVDRITDSGDDSDENSDEADGEESAEGADNAETAAEDTGSEETSSEE, from the coding sequence CTCCAATATCACTATTGAAGAGGAAATGAAGAATAGTTACCTAGATTACGCCATGAGCGTGATTGTATCCCGTGCGTTGCCGGATGTGAGGGACGGATTAAAACCGGTACACCGCCGTATTCTTTATTCCATGTATGAAAATAATTATGATTGGACGAAACCTTACCGTAAATCGGCCCGTGTGGTCGGTGATGTGATGGGTAAATACCATCCCCATGGTGACAGCGCGATTTATGATGCTATGGTCCGTATGGCACAGGATTTTTCATTACGTCTGCCGCTAATTGACGGGCAAGGTAACTTTGGTTCCATGGACGGTGATCCACCCGCCGCGATGCGTTATACGGAAGCCCGTATGGCGAAATCCGCGAGTGGCTTACTCGAAGATATCGATAAAGATACAGTAACATTTCAGCCAAACTATGATGAAAGCGAACATGAACCAACTGTGCTTCCTGCACGTTTTCCTGCACTTCTCGTGAATGGTGCAGGCGGTATTGCGGTTGGTATGGCAACGAATATTCCGCCGCATAACCTTGGTGAAGTGTTGGATGCCTGTTGTGCATATGTTGATAATCCTGAAATTACACTTGAAGAATTAGTTGAAATCGTGCCTGGCCCTGATTTCCCGACCGGTGGTCTTATTATGGGCGGTGCGGGTGCCAGAAGTGCTGAAATGACAGGGCGTGGCTCTATTGTTATGCGCGGCAGAACCCACATCGAAGAATTCAAAAAAGATCGTGAAGCGATTATTATTACCGAGGTTCCATACCAGGTTAATAAATCACGCATGATTGAAAATTTCGTGGATTGCGTTAAGACGAAACGTATTGAAGGCATTTCAGATATCCGCGATGAAAGTGACCGTGATGGCGTGCGCGTTGTTGTCGAAGTAAAACGTGATGCAGTGGCGGATGTGGTTCTGAACCAGTTGTTCCGATATACACCATTACAAACAAGCTTTGGTGCCAATATGCTGGCGCTTTGTGCTGGTCGTCCGCAAGTATTGAACCTTCATAATATTATTGAACAATTCATCCGTTTCCGTGAAGAAGTGATCACCCGCAGAACCAAATTTAAACTTGGTAAAGCCCGTGACCGTGCCCATCTTTTGGTTGGTCTTGTGATTGCGGTTAATAACCTTGATAAGGTTGTTGCCATGATCCGTAAAGCGCCAAACCCCGCGGCTGCACGTGAAGCATTGCTTGCGGAAAACTGGGATGCGGTTGATGTGGCCGGATATATTGAGCTGATCAACGAACCGGGCCGTGATATCGTCGACGGAAAATACAAACTTTCCGAAAAACAGGTTCGTGCGATCCTTGAATTAAGACTTCACCGTTTAACGGCACTTGGCCGTGATGATATTGGTGATGAACTTAAAGAGCTTTCTGTTGAGATCGAAGATTACATCGATATTCTGCGTTCGCGTGAACGCCTATACGGCATTATGCGTGAAGAGTTCGTAAATTATAAACAAGAATTTGCAAACCCGCGCCGTTCTGAATTTGCGGCTGATGCCTTCGGGTTCGAAGATGAAGATCTTATCCAAGTAGAAGACATGGTCGTCACCGTGACAAACACAGGTTATATTAAACGTGTGGCCCTTGATACGTACCGCGCACAGCGTCGCGGCGGTAAAGGTCGCAGTGGCATGAGCACCAAAGACGAAGATGTATTAACAAACGTCTTTGTGTCAAATACACACGTTCCGATCTTGTTCTTTAGTAATCTGGGGCAGGTTTATAAACTTAAAGTATGGAAATTGCCGCTTGGTGGCCCAACATCCAAAGGAAAGGCGTTAATTAACATCCTTCCTCTGCAGCAGGGCGAAACAATATCCACGATCTTACCTCTTCCGGAAGATGAGGATACATGGGAAGATCTACATGCGATTTTCGTTACTGCAAAAGGTAACGTGCGCCGTAATTTGCTTTCTGATTTCTCAAACGTGCGTGCAAATGGTAAAATCGCCATACGCCTGTCGGAAGATGACAAACTTGTTGGTGTTGCTGCATGTTCCGAAGATGACGATGTATTGATGGCGGCCAAGGGTGGTAAATGTATCCGTTTCCCAGCGACGAAAGTGCGTTTGTTTAAAGGGCGTAATTCAGATGGTGTTCGCGGTATCAAACTTGCGGATGGGGACGAGGTTGTATCCATGTCGATCCTGCATCATGTGAATATGGATCAGGAACAAAAGGTTGCTTACCTAAGGTACGCTGCGGCGAAACGCCGTGGTGAAAATCCGGAAAAACCAGCGGAAATTGATGAAGAGCGCCTCGCGGCACTTGAAGAACGTGAAGAGTTTATCTTAAGCATCACCGTAAACGGTTATGGTAAGCGTACATCATCATATGAATACCGTGTCACCGGTCGTGGCGGTAGCGGTCTGATCAATATTGAAACGTCAGCACGTAACGGCGATGTGATTGCCGCATTCCCGATTGAAGAAAGTGATCAATTGATGATGGTTACCGATCAGGGACGCTTGATCCGTGTGCCTGTTCATGATGTTCGTGTCGCAGGCCGTAATACACAAGGTGTGACGCTGTTTAAGGTTGGTGACGACGAACATATTGTTTCTGTTGACCGAATTACCGATTCAGGTGATGATAGTGACGAAAATAGTGACGAGGCAGATGGCGAAGAAAGTGCCGAAGGTGCGGATAACGCTGAGACAGCTGCAGAAGACACCGGTTCAGAGGAAACATCATCCGAGGAGTAA